The Synechococcus sp. M16.1 genome includes the window CCAGTGAGCCCGTTTGCGGCTGCGGCAACCATGCTGGTGATCGTGATCGGCCTGGTGGCCGGCAGCCCTCTGCCGGACATCTCCGACACACAACCAAGCCAGTCCTGATTGCTACGTTTCGGCTAACGACACCAGCGCCGAGCCGTTCAGCCCATGTGCGCAGCAGCCTTAGCCCCGGAGCACTACATCAACCGGGAGCTGAGCTGGATCGCCTTCAACGAAAGGGTGCTGGCCCAGGCCCTGGATCCGCGCACACCTCTGCTCGATCAAGCCAAGTTCAGCGCCATCTTCAGCAACAACCTCGACGAATTCTTCATGGTTCGCGTGGCGTCACTGAAGTCTCAGGTGGAGGCGGGCGTCAGCAAGCCAAGTGAGGATGGCAAATCACCCTTGGAGCAGCTTCTGGCGATCCGGGAACGGCTGATTCCCCTGCTGCGAGAGCAACAGGTGCATTACCGCCAGCACCTGAGGCCGAAGCTGCTGGAACACAAGGTTGAGCTGCTCGATTACAGACAGCTGAACGACGACCAACGACAGTGGGTTGACGACACCTTCCAGACCTCGGTGTTTCCGGTGCTCACACCGCTGGCTGTGGACCCCGCCCATCCGTTCCCCTTCGTCAGCAACCTGAGCCTCAACGTTGCGGCCGTGGTTGTTGATCCGGAAACAGGGCAACGGCAATTTGCCCGGGTGAAAGTTCCCCAGAAAAATCTGCCTCGCTTCATCGCCATCCCCTCGAATCTGAGCGGCCAGGAGCACAAACCCGTTCACACCGCCATCGCCCTCGAGCAGGTGATCGCCTTCAACCTGAAGGAGCTGTTCCCTGGCATGACGATCGAGGGGCACTACTTCTTCCGCGTGACGCGGGATGCGGATCTGGAACTGAGGGATCTGGAAGCCGATGACCTGATGCTGGCCCTGGAACAAGGACTGCGAAAGCGGCGCATGGGCGGTGAGGTGGTGCGTCTCGAGGTGCCCAACGAAATGCCTCAGGACGTGGTGGAGATGCTGATGACAGGACTCAGCGTTGAAGAGGAAGACCTCTATGTGATCGATGGCCCCCTGGGCCTGGACGACCTGCTCAGCCTCACCGCACTACCGCTGCCGAAACTCAAGAGCCAAAGCCACGGAGGCCAGACACCGACGGTGCTAGCCCGCAGTCAGCAACACCTGCTGGACGAGGGAGCAATCAAGCCGGATGAGTTCAGATCGATCTTCTCGGTGATTCGCCGTCAGGACATCCTTCTGCACCATCCCTATGACCTCTTCTCGACAACCGTCGAAGAGTTCATCAACCAGGCAGCGGACGATCCCCAGGTGATGGGCATCAAGATGACGCTCTACCGCACCTCCAAAGACTCGCCGATCATCGCGGCACTGATCCGTGCCGCCGAAAACGGCAAGCAGGTGATGGCACTGGTGGAATTGAAAGCACGATTTGACGAAGACAACAACATCCAATGGGCCCGGCACCTGGAGCAATCCGGAGTGCATGTGGTCTACGGGGTGCTGGGGCTGAAAACCCACACCAAGATTGTTCTGGTGGTGCGCAAGGAGAAAGACAAGCTGCAGAGCTATGCGCACATCGGCACGGGCAACTACAACTCCAAAACCTCCAAGCTCTACACCGACCTGGGCCTGCTCACAGCCAACCAGGAACTGGGTCAAGACCTGGTGGAACTGTTCAATTACCTCACCGGTTTTTCCAAGCAGCAAAGTTTTCGTCGCCTGCTCGTAGCCCCCGTCACCCTGCGGAAAGGCATGGAGCTGTTGATCCGCCGCGAAATTGAACATGCTC containing:
- the ppk1 gene encoding polyphosphate kinase 1, which encodes MCAAALAPEHYINRELSWIAFNERVLAQALDPRTPLLDQAKFSAIFSNNLDEFFMVRVASLKSQVEAGVSKPSEDGKSPLEQLLAIRERLIPLLREQQVHYRQHLRPKLLEHKVELLDYRQLNDDQRQWVDDTFQTSVFPVLTPLAVDPAHPFPFVSNLSLNVAAVVVDPETGQRQFARVKVPQKNLPRFIAIPSNLSGQEHKPVHTAIALEQVIAFNLKELFPGMTIEGHYFFRVTRDADLELRDLEADDLMLALEQGLRKRRMGGEVVRLEVPNEMPQDVVEMLMTGLSVEEEDLYVIDGPLGLDDLLSLTALPLPKLKSQSHGGQTPTVLARSQQHLLDEGAIKPDEFRSIFSVIRRQDILLHHPYDLFSTTVEEFINQAADDPQVMGIKMTLYRTSKDSPIIAALIRAAENGKQVMALVELKARFDEDNNIQWARHLEQSGVHVVYGVLGLKTHTKIVLVVRKEKDKLQSYAHIGTGNYNSKTSKLYTDLGLLTANQELGQDLVELFNYLTGFSKQQSFRRLLVAPVTLRKGMELLIRREIEHAQQGREAVIRAKMNSLVDPTIIALLYEASQAGVTIELIIRGMCSLYPGCEGLSENIRVISIIGPFLEHSRIFSFANGGSPEVYIGSADWMSRNLDRRIEAVTPIEDPEHRQKLERLLQLYLNDNQAAWDMQSDGTFVQRKPENDTSKRNSQIQLIKEWSNGIQSL